The genomic stretch GAGGAAGAGAAAGGTACACATAGTGAATGTATGACTATGTGTAGGCTTGTAGGCTTAGGTACAGTAGGTGCtaaataagaggaaaatattttctgtttactgatagtacattttgaaaaaaagattaacCTCTCATGTAATAATTTGCACAACCCAGAGTATGTCAACTAACACTACAACAACACTACTATATATCTGATGTATATATCTGAATCTCTGTCATATTTTCTGTCTTCCAGTGGCTTCTCAGATCCTGCAGCTCGCCAAGTGCTCTGTGTCCTGTGAGCAAACTAGTTTGGATGTGAAACCAAAAAGAATTAAAATGGATCCTGCTGTAAAGTTTGAGGTGAATAAAAGACCCTAACAGCATTTTCATATTGATTGTTTCTGAGTAGTTTAAAATGTCCATAGAAGGCCatactgtgaaacaatcagttaatcaatcaatctttatttatatagcaccaaattgcaacaaaagtcatctcaaggcacttttcgaatagagcaggtctagactgtactctttaattcaTTTCAAAGAGACCTAACATTCCCACATGTCATTTGGTGACAGCAAGCAAAGAAAACTCCCTTTTGACAGGAacaaacctcaggcagaaccaggctctttctaaggtgtttggggccaagcacaataacttcagttttttcagattttaatagcaggaagttgcaggtcatccaggcctttataaCCTTAaggcatgtttgtagtttggttAACTGGTTGGATTCAtctggctttattgatagatataattgagtattgTTACACTACATTTAACCTTTAATGTAATAGTTTCAAGTTAGTCTAGTCTAGTGCTTCATGggggaggaagaaaataaaatagttgCTGGTTCGTTTGTCAGCTGGTGTGAtgcaaactttttaaaactgaatgtgggaaagacaaaataattcattgttgatttcagaaggaagaggaaggataTCTTTCCACTTATTATTAAGGGTCAACAGGTTGTTGAAACATACAAATATCTCTGTGTCTTTCAggacaataaattaaataggAAAAAGAACACTGATGTGGTATTCAAGAAGGCTCAGTCAAGACTCTTCTTCTTGAGAAAATTGAGATCTTTTGACATCAGCAGGAACCTTTTACATGTGTTCTATCAAGGAATCTTGGCTAGTGTCCTCTTCTATGCTGTGCTTTGCTGGGGAGGCAGCATCTGCGTTGATGACAAAAACCGAATGAAcaagcagataaaaaaaagttggctCTGTGTTTGGCATTAACCCAGACTCACTTGAAGTTATTCTAGAACAGAGAGCGAGGATAAAACTAAAACAGTTTTACTCCTTGAAGGCCGACCTTTATGTGTAATGTCtttaacagctttttaaatCTACAGTTCTTACTGCAATAATCAAAGGCGTTTGTAAGCTTTAATAATGGCTGAAACTGCCCCACATTCAATTTTGATATGCAGGACGCcttttttaattctatttttatttttatttatttattttaatcttttgttaatatatttaacaaacatttcCTCACATGTAGCCTTCCATTTTGCTGAGGAATTGTGCACTTTGCACTTCCAGAGGTTAGCATCAGGTCTGACAGTGGTCCTGGCATTAACTGTGGTAGATTGGTAAATTGATGAAGTTATTTACTTTGAGACTCTCCTGTAATCAGTATGTTCTGTCTTCAATGTAGATCCACCTCAGAGTTTCCAAAAAGGACCTCCATGTCTCCATGGTTCCTCCATCCATTCCagaggagagaatgagggaCCGACTGGAGATCAGTTTCTCCAGGGCCAGCAGAGGGGgtggagaggtggagagagtgGTGTATGATAAGAACACTGGGACAGGAAAGATCACCTTCCTCCACCCTGGAGGTATgactctctgtttgtttgtttaaatgttgcttctactaaatgaaaatgtaaagcttgtatctgtatttattttactgctCTTTTGTCAGGAGTTGGTTATCCTTTCATAGTCATAACTagattttaacaaaaacaatgaacatcTTCTAAAATATTGGACTGGGAAATGAGTGAAACACGAATTGGGTTGGAAGTATCTGGAAATGAgctcttgaaaaaaaaaaaaaaatcctttgcaCCATGAAGCtgttttctattatttgcaCGTCAAGTCAATCTATCACTCTGTTGTGCACGCGCCCATAATTGCTGAGATGGTGCCACGCGCACAGAAGCTGTGAGagaaggggaaggggaggggggacagtTCACCTCTGGGTCTCCCTACTGGAACGGGCAGGGGGGAACGGGGATCCACTAAATAGAGTAATACTGTAATGGAATTAGTGGGCTAAAGTCAGTCACACCTCGACTTTCTTCCAAACAtcgcacatttcattcatagtATTATAAATACAGGCCTATAGTTCATGtacattgttatttttctgtgttgtgtgaaatggctaaaaaaaaggtaatataaAATGAATCTGTGCACTTCCAAGGTGAATTGGTTTAGTCTTAGTATCAATCATGAAATAGGGGAGCAGATTtcatatgatgacatcattgacGATTTTGCATCAAGTAAGTCCAGAAGAGTCAGGCTTTAGTTGGCTgtttaaacagtgtgtttgctgttctaagtgcaatagtgtaataattagattctcttcagtgtgttttaccATTTGTGTAAGAAGGATTTGTGCTATTAAGAATATTTATTCTCTAGGCGGGGGGCGGGGGGGTCATTCAAACTACAAACGCCACTGCATTGTAATTACACATGCCAAGATAGCAAATATATTTGATCTTTTTACCAACTTTAATCACAAAATATCTTATGACCAATACAGAAGCCTTATCTGACCCAGAGACACTCCATTTTTTCACAGCGTATCTGCATCTTATTCTACTGTCAGAACATACTGACAATTgtagcaaatataacacaaaaacagtTCCATACTACACATTTAAGTGATGGCCACCTTTCTGAGCATCAGCATGTTCACAATGTATTGATGCTaaaatgtgtgcctgtgtgtagtTGCAGAGAGCCTGGCCCTGAGAGAGAGGTACTGTGTGGATCTGGACTCTGAAGTGAATGTACAGGTTGGACCCATTTATCAATACCAGCTGCGTAAATTTCAGGTAAAATTCTAAGAttggttccttttttttctttggggaAGCAGGgcatttttttgtattcctTTATAATCCTGTTGTCACCTTTCCTGtcgtaaaaataaaaagaataaaaagaattgttgttttttgtttattagtatTTTGTAAGgtgatgacaggaaatgattaACATACATCAAAGGTCTGCAACTGGAATCAGATCAGATCAACAGTCAATCAGCTTGAATTCACCAGATGTTGCAGCAAATCAATATTGATCTCCTTGAACTAGCTATGCAGTAAACAGTGTGTGGCAGAACTATGACAACGCTGATATCAGTGATTCATTTCAGACCTTCTGTGGCACTCCGAAGCGAACCATCCTCCTAGATGACATTGATGatgtggaggatgaggaggaccTTCAGGACCACCTGGAAATCCATTTCCAGAAGCCCAGTAACTACGGTGGTGAGATAGAGAGCATCAAGTACTCCAGGGGGAAGGCTCTGCAGGCCTTTTTCTGTGAGGACAAGATGGAGATAGATAACTGACTTTAGGCAGCAGGATGCCACCTAAAGCTCTAAGGAAAGTACTAAGAGTTATTTGTTATCTATCTGCTTCTAACTACTGTCAGAAATACTAATTCATATCCGTAATACGttttttgattatttatcaTACTGATTAGTGTCAAATGAGAAGGTATAGTAATTTCATCTTTTGTTCAATAGAGGGTATGAATTTGATGATATGGTATAATTGGTACATCAGGTGTTAAATGGCAAAACAAAGGCAATTGGCAAGGTGTTCAACAGTGATCTGTCTTTTCCCTTCATACAAGCTTTAGTGTGGAATTCTTATTTTACAGCTAATCTAACCTGGTGAGTCTAAAAACTCCATGACATAGATGGTTTACAGCATTACACAACTATCATTTGACAACTATTTATTCTCATTTGTCTGTGAATGTCTGTGCATTGTAATAAAAGTTTTGAATGCTCATTCAATcatgggttgtttttttaataacagaGAATTGGGCTACATACAGTCCAACATTAAGTATTTGGACAGTTACATATCTGTTGGTTCCACACTCTGTTTCTGCACATtcaattgtaaataaaataatggatacTACATAAAGTATCAAGTCTCAGCTTTGAGTAGGTTTACATCAATATAGAAAGAACTATGTGGGAAATCTAGCCCTTTTACCACGTATTGCACAACATTTAGGGGTTCAAACATTATTGGACATTTGGCTACTAAATGTTTCTTGGGcagttgtgtgtatatttaactAATGAAAactatgattaaaaatgtttgttaattactttttttcccatgaCAATACCATGACCAGATGCGGTAGACAGGCAATATAGTTGATGAAAAAACTAGactaaaaaatagtttaaaaaatgaaccaaCCAAAATCTCTTATTTTCATTGACAAAAAAGAGGAGACATTTTTCTAAATCACCTTCCAAATATcctgatcatttaaaaatgtgtagcCGTTCTGTTTCCTGTGCTATGTGCACCAgtttcattcattcctcctgtgCTGCATGTGCCATATCAGTACTACACCAGCACCAATGAGCACAGTGAGAAGTAcatcaacagttttacagaaagcaagttaac from Scomber scombrus chromosome 13, fScoSco1.1, whole genome shotgun sequence encodes the following:
- the nmi gene encoding N-myc-interactor isoform X2; translated protein: MADIYNNRPINDKMDGGLEEGDGQLAEAKKELETWKAKVEKAYDVKARLLLEKLEEDEAKIKAQQEMMACLKNQEECQKEFIETTKEVQDEILKLGERRKVLLDKLRRCQTELEAKKTESAKLKQKFKIYAQIPDTEVKFTCQNKEESDDNNQPISEVFAISQRPTVLLQGGQALITFEEEKVASQILQLAKCSVSCEQTSLDVKPKRIKMDPAVKFEIHLRVSKKDLHVSMVPPSIPEERMRDRLEISFSRASRGGGEVERVVYDKNTGTGKITFLHPGVAESLALRERYCVDLDSEVNVQVGPIYQYQLRKFQTFCGTPKRTILLDDIDDVEDEEDLQDHLEIHFQKPSNYGGEIESIKYSRGKALQAFFCEDKMEIDN